GGTGAAGGCGCCGCAGCACCGCCCGCATGCCTGACATTCGAACCGAAACGTGTCCTTCTTTCCGGAAAGCAGCCGAACAGTGTCCCCTGTGGCATTCATTGCAGTTTTGAAATCGATCCCCATCGAATTGTAATTATATACGAGATGGAAATGAACGGCAAAATGGTCCGCGGTTCATTGACACTGAAATACGCCTGTGCTAAAATTCGCTGAATTTTCAGGAGGAATTCTCATGAATGCAGAAATCATCATGATCGGGTCTGAACTCTTGTTAGGACAAATCATCGACACCAATTCCGCTTTTCTCGCGCAGGAACTGGCCAAAATCGGGGTCAACCTTTATTTCAAAACAACTGTGGGCGATAACCCGGTCCGAATGGCCGACGTTTTTCGGGCGGCCCTCTCGCGGTCCGATATCATCATCGCCTCCGGCGGGCTGGGACCGACCGAAGACGACTTGACGCGAGAGGTTGTCGCCGAGGTGATCGGCGAACCCCTGGAATTCAGGCAGGACCTGTTCGATCAAATCGAGTCCTTGTTCAAGCGGCACGGATTCACCATGAGCCCGAACAACCGCAAACAGGCTTTCATCCCCCGGAATTCACAGGCAATCGAAAATCCGGTCGGTACCGCGCCCGGGTTTATCGTCGAGAAACAGGGGCGACTCATCGTCACACTGCCGGGCGTCCCCCGCGAGTTGAAATTCCTGATGGAAACGGTTGTTATTCCCTTCCTTCGCGCACGGTTTTCGTTGGGTGAGACGACCATTGCTTCGCGCGTCCTCAAAATCTGCGGGATGGGCGAAAGCAGGGTTGACAGTGTGGTCGGAGACCTTATCAGGGAATCGTCCAATCCGACCGTCGGTATTCTCGCCGAACCGGCACAGATCTTGCTCCGAATCACGGCCAAGGGTGCAAGTCCTTCGGAGGCCAAAGCAAAAATCGCGGCCGTAGAGGCCGAAATCCGCAACAGGCTCGGCCGGCTCATTTTCGGGACCGACGCTGAAACACTGGAAGGTGTTGTAACGGCCCTACTTGTGAAGGATAAAAAGTCTGTGGCGCTCGTGGAGACCTTGACCGGCGGCGCGATTGCCCAAGGGTTTGTCTCCGCCGGAGGCAGCACGCTCACAGAATCATTTGTGGCTCTCGGTGACGAAGCTCGTCGCAGGATGGCCTCGATTGACGTGGCGGAATGGAATGAAGCCAGACGCAATCCAGCGGCCGTTTCCAAGAGACTCGCGGAAGGGATGCGGGCAAAAAGCGGCGCTGATATAGCCGCCGCATCTCTCGGAATTCTGCCGGGAAGCGATGAGCTTGAAGGAGATGACAAGGTGTCGGGTAAAACGTGTATCGCCGTCGCGTCCGAGAGCACAAGCACGGCATGGGAATTCCGTTTTGCAGGATCCGATCCGGTCAATCAGGTGCGTGCCACAGCCCTTACCATTGAAATGCTGCGGCGCTTCCTGATCGGATACGTTGACGACGAAATGCGAGCCCGGATGAAGTGACAGGAACAGGTAGTATGTATTGCGATCATTGCGGTGCGGAAAACAGGAATAACGCAAATTTCTGTCATAAATGCGGAACCGATCTGTCGGCCCTTCTAAAGAACGAGAAAAAAAGTGCAGTTGCCACACTCTCTGATGCCCCCGCTCCGCCTCCCGTGATCGATGAATCTACTGCGCGTGCGGGATTCCAACAGATCCTGAGCGGCCGCTATGAGCTGAAAGAATTTCTGGGACGCGGTGGCATGGGCATGGTCTTTCGAGGTTATGATAAACAGCTTGGAATGGACCTGGCCCTGAAGTTCCTCTTGAGCCGCTATGCCGACGACCTTGCTGCCATTGAAAGCCTGAAACGCGAGGCCAAGGCCGCAATGCGACTGGCGCATCCGAATATCGTGCGCCTCTATAATTTCGAAGACACCCCTCAGTTGAAGTACCTCTTGATGGAGTACGTCAGAGGAGAATCGCTGGCCGCGCTCGCCGCGAAAAGAACCAATCGCCGCTTGAGCGAACCGGAAGTGATTCGGTTCATGTGCGAAATCTGCGAGGCCCTCAGTTATTCCCATAAGGAGAACATCATCCACAGGGACATCAAACCCGGCAATATCCTCGTCACGACCGAGGGCAAGGTGAAACTCGGTGACTTCGGTATCGCTCTGATCAACGAGAAGGCCGTTGATCTGGAGACGGACGAAGTGTCCGGCACTCCTTCATACATGAGCCCCGAACAGACTCTCGGCCAGCCGCTCGATGGACGGACCGATCTCTATTCTCTCTCCATCACCATGTACGAGATGCTGGCCGGTAAACCGCCCTTTCGGGGGAAGCATTCGCGTTTCAATTACATCAGCATGGTCCCAGACCCCATCGAAGGCGTTTCCGACTGGCTCAACGCAATTCTCTTGAAATGTCTCCGGAAAGAACCGGAAGGCAGATGGAGCAGCGCGGAAGAACTGAGAGATGTTTTGCTCGGCAAGAAGGAGGGTGGCCTGGCGCTCAAGGCCAAATTTCGGCCGTGGTGGGTTGTGGCTGAAGACCTCAAGCGAAACGAACTCCCCCCAACCGCTCCCGACCCGGAGCCGAAGGAAGATATTGCTCCACCGGTATTGCCCCGGGCTGAAGTGCAGCGGACACTGGCGCCTTCTTCCGCCAGCCGCACAAAACAGCGGGTCGAAAAAGTCGGGCGGTACGCCGGCTTGCTGGAAAACGCATCCGAGCGCGATCAGGCCCGAATCGCTTACGGCACTACTGCCGGTATTATCGCCGGCATCCTTCTTTTCCTGATCTCCAAGGAAACGACCGGCATTCAGTCGCCACGGGTTTTCCTCCATTTCGGGTTTACGATATACGGAGGATTTCTGGGAGTCGCTGTGGGTTTCGCGCATAAGAAATTCATCCGGGGCGCTCTCTCGTTTTCTTTTGGCTTATTCGGGGGAATTCTCACGGGCCTGTTTATCCCAAACGGGTTGGAAGGCTCTCTGATTCAGGTCCAGCCGCCAGTGAGCGCGACCGCGTGCGCCGCCGTTATCGGAGCTTTGCTCGGAGTGGCTGACGGAATATACTGCCAATCGATCAACTATACCGTTCGGTGTGCCGTTTGGGGGGCGTTCGGGGGTGCCGCAGCAACCATTCTCTTCATGCTGATCCGGCACCTCTTCTCGGCCTTCTGGTCACCGCTCCCTCATTGGGTGATCCTCGGACTGCTGTTAGGGTTCTCCATTATGATGGGAATCGGATTGGCAAGAAAACCGGCAATAGAAAAGTATCCGAGCCAGCAGTAACGCGGACAATCAACCCGGGACACCAGCCATGATCCCTCTCCATTCGCTTCATCTTGTCGCTTCTGTTATATTATGAAAAGTCGAAAACACACGCGGAAGAAACTTAGGAAAATCGTGGTACAGTGGAGGGGTATATGAATCCTGAAATGAAAGTTGCCGCTTTTATGCGTTTTGAATATGTCGAGGGGGCGCTCGACGCGAAAACGCGGGAACTCGTCCTTCTCGCTACCGCGGCTATTACCGGCTGCACTCATTGAACGAAAGCTCACTTTGCAGGTGCAAAGAAAGCCGGCGCCTCCGAGGATGAAATCCGCGAAACCATGGCAATGGCGATGATGGCGGCAACCGGAAAGGTGCGCAATTTTTTGACCGATACAATCGAGGGTCTGGAACTGAAACGGAAAGAATAGATCGCCTCGTTCGATGTCCATCGAGAGAATTGACGTTCTGCGCAGTCGGCTGGCCGAAATGAATATAGATGCCGCCGTGCTGCTCTACTCGCGTGATCTGCTGTATTATGCCGGCGTCTCAATCCCAAGCATCCTTTTGATAACACCGCAGACGGCGCGTCTCTATGTTCGCCGCGCCATGGAATTCGCTCTGCATGATGCCACCGTCCCCGATGTGGTGCCCGACGGTAACTTCCGACAGGTGGCCGAACAACTGGCCTCCGAGAAACTGCAAGATGCCCGCATCGGCCTCGAACTGGACGTCATTCCCGCCGAATTGTTTCTGAAAATCCAATCGGAATTGACTGGCGCCGAATTGGTCAATATCAGCCCGCACATCCTCAATCAGCGGATGATAAAGGACGAGGATGAAGTGAAACTGGTGAAGGCCTCTGCCGCAATGATCGATAAAGCACAATCTCGCGCTCGCGAAGTCATTCGCGCGGGAATGCCGGAAATAGATATGGCTGCCGAAATCGAGGCGGAACTCCGCCGGAATAAGCACGAGGTCGTTCTGATCAACCGCAGATTCGACGCGCATACCTTCTACGGCATGATCGGGTCGGGCGAGACCCTCTCGCGCTTTGCAGGATTCGCCAATGTCGCCTCCGGCATCGGCCTCAGCCGCGCCATGAGGATCAGCGCGTGCGACCGGATCATGAAACGCGGCGACCTCGTGATGATCGATATCACCGGCTGCTTCCACGGATACATCACCGACGTCACCCGGATGTACGTGATTGGCCGGGCGACCGATATCCAGAAAGACGTCTTCAATGAACTGTGCGTCGTTCAGGACGAGATATTCTCCAGCATCCGGCCGGCAACACCGGTTGCCGACGTTTATGAATGCGGACGCGCGGCCGCGGAGAAAACGAAATTCGGCCCCTATTTCATGGGATATCACGAGAAAGGCAGATTTGTCGGACACGGAATCGGCCTCGAACTCGACGAGCCGCCCGTCATCGGGCCGGACGATCCCACCATAATACGGGAAAACATGACGCTCGTGGTCGAAATCAACACCATCATTCCCGGCTTCGGCGCCATCAAGCTGGAAGACTCGTTCATTGTTCGCTCGAACGGCATCGAGCTGCTATCGAATACCGAACGGAAACTGTATGAAGTGGATGTGTGACCGGAAAAGAAGAAAGGATCTCCATGAAACTTGATGCTTCAATTTTTGTCCACCCCTCGGCCGTCCTGCACGGAAACGTGACCGTCGGCAAGTACAGCAGCATCTGGGCGAATGCTGTTATTCGGGCCGATTTCAATACCATCGCCATCGGGCGATACACAAACATCCAGGACCACGCCACAATCCATTGCTCTCCGACCAACCCTACCGTCATCGGCGACTTTGTCACCGCCGCACACTCCTCTATCATGCACGCGTGCACGGTCGGAAACCGCGTGATGATCGGCATGGGAGCCACCATCCTGGATGGCGCACGGATCGGCGACGGCACCATGATCGCCGCCAATGCGCTCGTTCGCGAGAATATGAACGTCCCTCCAAACTCGCTTGTCGTCGGGGTCCCCGGCAGGATCCTCGAGGGAAAAGGGCGGCCGGAATTCATCGAGCAGAACGCGATCTCGTATTACGTCCTCTCCCGAAAATATATGGAAGGCGTAGATTCGATCTCGCCCGCCGAATTGCTCAGCCTGATGCAGAAATTCGAGGCGCAGGATTAATTCACGCTTCCAGAGCACTCGATCCGGACAAGAGCGTCTTCCTTTACCTCGAATTCCACCGGCAGGAACTGCTTTATCACATGCATGTTCGTCTTTGCGTGGCCGGTCAATCTCGGCGTGGTGATGACCGACCTCCCCTTCGCGAGAGCCATAAAGAGCAGAAGTTGATCCGAGAGATGCTCATCGACCGCAGCGCCGGATCGCACTGTCTCAATGAGGGCATTGGCGGCTTCTTCTCCAACCTGCTCCGACGGTTTTCCCCTCTCGCCGATTGAGTCGCCCCCGATTATCGCTCTCGCTCCTGTCTCCGCCCACAGAACGATTCCCGATCCCGGACAGACCGCATCAACATATTCTCTTTCAACCTGCGCCTTCAGGCCGGCCTGTCCGAGCGTCTGCCCGGCCGCCCGCGCCTGCCTGTCGGCCACTTGCGCCTTCTGGAGGTGAGTACTTGCAACCGATATCCCTCTGACGATGCTTGCCTCTCCCGGCTCAGTCAGAACAAGCGGGCGACGGTAACGGCTGGGATGCCCGGTTATCTTTACACGCGCTCCGCCCTTGGGGAAAAAACCGTGCCGCGCTATTTCCAATTCGGCCGGGTATCCCATGCTCTCCAGAAGCGGCAGCAGCACGCGCTGAATTGCCGGCAGGGGAGGAGCCCACCGCGCAAAAGTGGCGCCGCCAAGAATGCTCACCCTCACGTCGGTGTCCGCCAGGCAAATCGGCGCGCTGACCGATTGGAATAATAGACCGATCGCGCCGGCCGTCGCTATAGTCACAGAGATATCTCTCGGTTGTATTCTTCCCGGATGCATTTCGATTTCAGTCGAGCCCGTAAAGGCATTATCCAATCGGCCCGAGCAGAGCAAAGCAACCGCCTTCAAACTCTCCAGATGCTGAGTCATCAGGCCGGGCTTCGATCTGCCGGCCCTGACATTAAACACCCGCACCGGCTTTCCCGTTATCGCAGAAAGCGCCGTAGCTACGCGCAGGATTGCGCCGCCGCCCTCAAGATATGAGCCGTCAACCTCGATCATTTATGCCCGCCTCAATTTCCTTAATCCTAAAATACAATCCCTTACTATACTATCATCTCGAAATCCCGAATGCCGACGGCATAAAAATCCTGCAACTGCGACCACCTGCAGCAGCGGAAGCACTTGACGCGCTGTGATCTGTATTATATAGTTGTCGGGTATTTCTGAATTATGAAAGATGGAGGATTCGCATGGACACCATTCAAAAAACCGTCGATGCGCTTACGGCAAACAACATCGAGTGCATTCTCGTGCAGACAAAACAGGAAGCTCTGGCGAAGACGCTCGAGATGATTCCGGAAGGCTCGACCGTCGGCCTTGGCGGATCGGTTACGGTCGAACAAGTAGGATTGCTCGAACGGCTCCGTTCCGGCAAGTATACCCTGTATGATCAGTATGAGGCAGGCATCGATATGCCTGAGAACATGAAGCGCAGGAAACAGGGCCTTACAGCTCAATTCTTTGTCGCCGGCACAAACGCGATAACCTCAGACGGACAACTTGTGAATGTGGACGGGCTTGGCAATCGGGTCGCCGCGCAAGCCTTCGGGCCGGAAAAGGTTATCCTGATTGCCGGAACAAATAAGATCGTCAAGGATGTCCATGACGCATTTGATCGGCTGCAGAATGTTGCGGCTCCCACAAATGCGAAGCGGGTGAATTACATGACTCCCTGCCAGGAGACCGGCGTCTGCATCGATTGCGACTCGCCCATGCGCATCTGCAATATCTATACGATCATCCGTAGAATGATGTTCCCCGGCCGGCTCACGGTGATCCTGGTGAACGAATCGCTCGGTTATTGAAAGCGCGGCCGAAAGAGTTCGCACAGAGGAGCAACAAGAGTGAATGAAAAGGCGCCGCAGGTGGATTATACCGCACTGCGCAATTTTGCAAACCAGGTCCCGATGTACAAACTCATCGGGATGGAAGTGATCGATGTCGGTCCCGGTTATTCTCGATTCCGCCTTCCATTTCGCAAAGAGCTTACTCAGCCGTTCGGAGTAATGCATGGTGGCGCATTGGCCAGCGTCGCCGATTCCGCCGTGGCCATCGCCTTGTGGGGGCTCCTCGGTGCAGACAAAATATTTACAACAATCGAGATGAAGATCAACTACATTGCCCCAGTCGGCTCGGGAGA
The DNA window shown above is from Candidatus Abyssobacteria bacterium SURF_5 and carries:
- a CDS encoding CinA family nicotinamide mononucleotide deamidase-related protein, whose protein sequence is MNAEIIMIGSELLLGQIIDTNSAFLAQELAKIGVNLYFKTTVGDNPVRMADVFRAALSRSDIIIASGGLGPTEDDLTREVVAEVIGEPLEFRQDLFDQIESLFKRHGFTMSPNNRKQAFIPRNSQAIENPVGTAPGFIVEKQGRLIVTLPGVPRELKFLMETVVIPFLRARFSLGETTIASRVLKICGMGESRVDSVVGDLIRESSNPTVGILAEPAQILLRITAKGASPSEAKAKIAAVEAEIRNRLGRLIFGTDAETLEGVVTALLVKDKKSVALVETLTGGAIAQGFVSAGGSTLTESFVALGDEARRRMASIDVAEWNEARRNPAAVSKRLAEGMRAKSGADIAAASLGILPGSDELEGDDKVSGKTCIAVASESTSTAWEFRFAGSDPVNQVRATALTIEMLRRFLIGYVDDEMRARMK
- a CDS encoding serine/threonine protein kinase, coding for MYCDHCGAENRNNANFCHKCGTDLSALLKNEKKSAVATLSDAPAPPPVIDESTARAGFQQILSGRYELKEFLGRGGMGMVFRGYDKQLGMDLALKFLLSRYADDLAAIESLKREAKAAMRLAHPNIVRLYNFEDTPQLKYLLMEYVRGESLAALAAKRTNRRLSEPEVIRFMCEICEALSYSHKENIIHRDIKPGNILVTTEGKVKLGDFGIALINEKAVDLETDEVSGTPSYMSPEQTLGQPLDGRTDLYSLSITMYEMLAGKPPFRGKHSRFNYISMVPDPIEGVSDWLNAILLKCLRKEPEGRWSSAEELRDVLLGKKEGGLALKAKFRPWWVVAEDLKRNELPPTAPDPEPKEDIAPPVLPRAEVQRTLAPSSASRTKQRVEKVGRYAGLLENASERDQARIAYGTTAGIIAGILLFLISKETTGIQSPRVFLHFGFTIYGGFLGVAVGFAHKKFIRGALSFSFGLFGGILTGLFIPNGLEGSLIQVQPPVSATACAAVIGALLGVADGIYCQSINYTVRCAVWGAFGGAAATILFMLIRHLFSAFWSPLPHWVILGLLLGFSIMMGIGLARKPAIEKYPSQQ
- a CDS encoding aminopeptidase P family protein, which codes for MSIERIDVLRSRLAEMNIDAAVLLYSRDLLYYAGVSIPSILLITPQTARLYVRRAMEFALHDATVPDVVPDGNFRQVAEQLASEKLQDARIGLELDVIPAELFLKIQSELTGAELVNISPHILNQRMIKDEDEVKLVKASAAMIDKAQSRAREVIRAGMPEIDMAAEIEAELRRNKHEVVLINRRFDAHTFYGMIGSGETLSRFAGFANVASGIGLSRAMRISACDRIMKRGDLVMIDITGCFHGYITDVTRMYVIGRATDIQKDVFNELCVVQDEIFSSIRPATPVADVYECGRAAAEKTKFGPYFMGYHEKGRFVGHGIGLELDEPPVIGPDDPTIIRENMTLVVEINTIIPGFGAIKLEDSFIVRSNGIELLSNTERKLYEVDV
- a CDS encoding gamma carbonic anhydrase family protein — translated: MKLDASIFVHPSAVLHGNVTVGKYSSIWANAVIRADFNTIAIGRYTNIQDHATIHCSPTNPTVIGDFVTAAHSSIMHACTVGNRVMIGMGATILDGARIGDGTMIAANALVRENMNVPPNSLVVGVPGRILEGKGRPEFIEQNAISYYVLSRKYMEGVDSISPAELLSLMQKFEAQD
- a CDS encoding RNA 3'-terminal phosphate cyclase, encoding MIEVDGSYLEGGGAILRVATALSAITGKPVRVFNVRAGRSKPGLMTQHLESLKAVALLCSGRLDNAFTGSTEIEMHPGRIQPRDISVTIATAGAIGLLFQSVSAPICLADTDVRVSILGGATFARWAPPLPAIQRVLLPLLESMGYPAELEIARHGFFPKGGARVKITGHPSRYRRPLVLTEPGEASIVRGISVASTHLQKAQVADRQARAAGQTLGQAGLKAQVEREYVDAVCPGSGIVLWAETGARAIIGGDSIGERGKPSEQVGEEAANALIETVRSGAAVDEHLSDQLLLFMALAKGRSVITTPRLTGHAKTNMHVIKQFLPVEFEVKEDALVRIECSGSVN
- a CDS encoding lactate utilization protein, which produces MDTIQKTVDALTANNIECILVQTKQEALAKTLEMIPEGSTVGLGGSVTVEQVGLLERLRSGKYTLYDQYEAGIDMPENMKRRKQGLTAQFFVAGTNAITSDGQLVNVDGLGNRVAAQAFGPEKVILIAGTNKIVKDVHDAFDRLQNVAAPTNAKRVNYMTPCQETGVCIDCDSPMRICNIYTIIRRMMFPGRLTVILVNESLGY
- a CDS encoding PaaI family thioesterase, with product MNEKAPQVDYTALRNFANQVPMYKLIGMEVIDVGPGYSRFRLPFRKELTQPFGVMHGGALASVADSAVAIALWGLLGADKIFTTIEMKINYIAPVGSGEVIAEGKIIHCGRRTAIGDVTVKDQNDRLVAKCLATYIILPAENSSAAPPIWKGNS